The Primulina huaijiensis isolate GDHJ02 chromosome 6, ASM1229523v2, whole genome shotgun sequence genomic sequence CTTTTGCGACTTTAACtttataatttatcaaaaagCTTGTCAAAGTCCAAACTTTTTGTCATTCGAGAGTTGTTAGGATCTTTttgtaatctttttattttaagcttttgtctgtattttttaaaacctcAAATCCGACCGTTCCCAGTTTTGTTGGAAATCAATTGTTTGAACTTTGTACACTGTTTTAAATGCTTTCGACCAGTCAATTGGAGTAAAATAAATACAACGGTTTGATGGCTCTGCATTATGATACCGGTTGAACGTAGCTTTGAGACCGGTTGAACGTGTATCTACTGAATTTTAAGTATAACGGTCGAGTACATGTAGTGCAAAGCAAACAATAGCTTGATCTAACAGAATAAATTATTGTTTGTCATCATCAAAACTAAAGGATCtaacatatttattataataataaataggtagaatattttgtttttttttaaacttataaattgtttttttaaattttctcgaTCAGGTGTGATATTATTGTTGAtgtatatcttttttttttcttcaagaaaataagAATGATATATGGGTTAGTTTGGTATTGATAATATATAAGCTTGatcatgtatttttttatttatgtttttttttttgacaaNATCAAAATatcgatcaaattaaaaataaatttcaaatttatcctatattttgtgtgtgtgtgtgtgtatatatatatatcaaaatatcgatcaaattaaaactaaatttcaaatttatcctaTATTGTTTGTTGTGTACTTGTGATGGATGAAACAAGGAACATGCTAAACCCATAACCCGATTAACTAGCCCAAGCCCATACCACCAAAAAGAATTGGCCCAAACCAATTCCTATCCAACTTCAACTCTCGAACTCCGGTGACATATTTACCGTTCTCTACTAAGCGACGGAGATTTCTGGCTGTTCTTCCATAAAATTTTGTGTTATTGGTACGAATGCTAATCCTTCTCTCTTGGGATGATTTGAAAGTATTTATTTGTTCAAAAAGATGGAATCTTTGTGATCTCGATGTTCGTTTCTTATGAATTATAGCTCGATCTCTATATGTTTGAGTTTTTCAAGTAATGATTTTTGAATGAATCTGTTCACTGTGAGCACTTTTTCCCAGTTGAATCGAGTGAATTTTCGTTTTGTTTGGTCAGATTCAGTTTACTCTGCAATTATATTGGCGCACGAGTGCTGATTACGCATTTCCAAGGTTCAACCTTTGGCCTTTCCGAGGTTGTATCCTGTGAATTTTGataccccccccccccccccctaaAAAGTGCCAGCGGGAGTATTTTGGTCACACAGTTGTTGAACcttttttaatatgtttttactttctATTCTTTTCTCTGTagattttcatattctttctgTTTCTTTATTGCTTAAGACTTATGATATGTAATGTATTTGAGTAGGATGGATTTCAAAAATGACTGCCCgaattcataatttttataattgagATAAATGATGCTAAGATGAAATTTGACGACTCTTAATATGGTTTAGTTATTAATTCGGGCAGTCATTTTGAAATCCATCCTACATAAATACATTACCTATCAAAAGTCTTAAGCAATAAAGAAACAGAAAGAGTGAAAATCTAACAGAGAAGAATGTATCTTTTATAATTGAGATAAATGTTGCTAAGATGAAATTTGACTACTCTTAATATGGTTTAGTTATTAATGCACAGGAATAGGAGTTCTTGCTTAATAGATCGATGGCATAATCTATACAGGAGATAaagttgttattttattttttagatctTGGTCAATTAATGACATGTTTTTTGCAAATTGTCGAATTCTTGACATGTATGTCTAATTTCTTTTCAGATTGTGATTCTTCGTTACAAGTGTAGAGGTGTGTTTTGTGACGACTGGTTTCAAATGAATAATCTCTGACTGAGACGACTAATCACTTTTCTATTCAACAATTTAGATGCCAAGGGCTCAAAGAAAATGCGTTAGAAATGGTTAATTTGTTCCGCACCTTCTCAAACTCCAAGAAAATATTTCGGACGCATTTCCTCACCTTAATTCACACCTCGGTGCAACTCAAACATATCGTCTCGCATGATGAAAACTTCAGTATGTCAATACTAGATTCTTTACATGAAGGACTGAACTGGAAGACCCTTACACAAAGATTCAAGTCAGTTGGATTCACCAACCCCTTAGTTCAAACTATACTCTTACAGCTGAAAGAAccttcaaattctagaaaagcCCTGAATTTATTTCATTGGTCGGCGAAAGAAATGCATGTCCAGCATGGGACTTCCACTTTTTGCATGACAATCCATATTTTGGTCAAAGGCAGGCTCATCAAGGATGCCAAGGCATTACTTGAAACAGTTTTATCCAAACCTTCCTCTCATGATAAAGCTCAAGTACTTACTGTTCTTGATTCTTTGCTAAACACTTATGAGGCTGTTGACTCAATTGCTTTTGTGTTTGACTTGTTCATTCGAACTTGTGCAAAGTTGAGAATGGTTGATGTTATTCTTGATGCTTGCAAATTGTTGTTTGATCATGGATTTCGTCTGAACTTGACGACTTTTAATATTCTGCTTCATGTGATGCAAAAATCTGATAAGACTGATTTGCTTTGGGGTGTATATCGCCACATGATTGAAACAAGAGTTTGCCCAGATGAAGTGACGACACAAATCATGGTTAAAGCTTTATGTAAAGAAGGAAAGCTGGAAAAATTTCTCGATATTTTAGATAGGATGTGTGGTAAGAGGTGTTCAGTTTCTGCACAGATAGTGAATACTTGTTTGGTCTACGAAATGATAGAGGAAGATTGGATAGAAGATGGGTTACTGTTATTGAAGAGAATGTTGCAGAAAGACATGATAGTTGACACCGTTTCATATTCATTGGTTGTGTTTGCCAAAGTCAAGATGGGAAATCTCTGTGCCGCTATGGAGATATACGAGGAAATGCTCAAGAGAGGTTTTCATGAGAATGCTTTTATCTGCAGTTTGTTCGTAGGGGCATATTGTGAGGAGGGAAGGATCGATGACGCAGTGGCGCTGTTAGAAAAGATGGAAACTTTGGGATTTAAGCCACCGGCAGAGACCTTTAGCCTGATGATTAAATGTTGCTCTATTAACGGACGATTGGATGATAGCTTAGTATTTTGTAAGAAAATGGTTAGGATAGGGCATATTCCTAGTTGTTCGGCTGTTAGTGAGATGATTGGGAAGCTTTGTGAAAATTGGAAGACTGAGCAGGCTGATGAGATGCTGACCATCTTGTTGGATAAAGGTCTTGCTTGTGATGAAAATGCATTTTCATATCTGATTTATGGATATTGTAAAGATGGTAATATTGAGAGGGCTACAACGATTTATTTTGAGATGGAGTTCAGATCATTATCTCCTAATATGTTGGGTTTTACTTCTTTGATTGTTGGTCACTGCAAGTGTGAGAGATTAATAGAAGCGAACAAGTATCTGGAAATGATGAAATCGAGGTCACTGCTTCCAAGTCCAAATGTTTATAAGGAATTAATTGCTAGTCACTGGAGGAAGGGTGACAAAACAAGGGCTCATCAACTTAACTGTGAGATGGTTGGAACATGGCCAAAGACTGATGATTCCTGATATATGGAATTTCTAGTTGATTTGCCGCTTATGCAAAAGCGATGGCATGGTTAAAAGCTTGAAGGAAGCAATTTATGAGCAATACATATGACAACCGTAAAGCTCGTCTGGACAGCAAAGTTTTCATTTCATGTTCGTGGTTTTAGAGAAAATGAAGTTAAGAACAAATAACCATCTTGTTGACACTTGAACACTTGGTTACTGAGCTGAGGAAACTGTCTTCTGATTTTCATTTTTGCGCTGTTGTGAACCTAAATTCGGATTCTGCTTTGAAGTTGCTCACTGTTCTTTATACGCGGTATGATGTCATATCCTCAAGTTGctgtaaattttttataaagatTAGCTATAACTCTCAAAACTAATTTAGGAACCTTAACATTTCATTTTCACGAGGCATGTGAAGTACAACATGATATTAAAACTGTCAGTTTTAGAAATTTGAAGGCACTCGATTGAGAGGTGATCTGTTCAGTAATCATAATTTTGGAGctactaaattatttatttcactaGTAATAATTGCATCCAAAGGAATATTAAGTTGCAATTAAGCCTGTATGATGGCGCATGTGGCAAACTGAACTAAATATATTTGGAAGTCAAATTTTAATCAGGCCAAAACTAGTTCTTCCCATACAAAATTTCCTTGCAAAGCAAGTGACAGATTGAGCATCTTTTGGTGCTATTAGAGGGAGTGTTTCTTTGGGAAGGAAGTTAAGTGTTGTGACCATGGTATTGGAATCTCGGTCCATGTAATCCCAAGGTTTGGAATCaaactttttttcttttattgctCATCATGGATGATGAACATGAGGTGATACCAGCAGAGTTTGATCATTTCATGTATGATTCTTTAACAAATCCACTACCTGTTCGGTTAAGCGATATGTGGAGTAGCTTCAGACCGCTTCTCTTGCGTGTTGTGCATGGAAAAAAGTTGCTGTTTTTCATTCAGGGTTTCTATGTTATGCTaccttcaaataaaaaaaaaactgttgCTTTTGCAGGATTTCGAATGAAATACCAGCAAGAATTAGAGTTTTCGACTTCGACTTTGCAGCTCCACTTTTAGAGGAAAGTTTCACTCAACAACAGAGAGACAAATCCGGTCATGTTCAGTGGCCAGAGATTTCCCATATCCCAAATGTATGTATTGATGACAGTCAGATTCAGTTTCACTCACGATACATGTAAGGTATGTGGGACTAGGATAATCTTGAAGAAGAGGTATGGATCTCACAAAACTCTCATTTCTGTTTCTTTTGATCACAAGgatagtaaaatatttttttatttaattttccaaGTTAGTATTCAAAAAATgtaccatttttttaaattcagaaAAAGGAGTTATCGTGAATTTAGTTTTGGGTTTTAAGTATGGATGGATTAGGTGATCACAGATTGAAGAGTATGTTAAGTAGTTGTCTTTGCACGAGGATCAAATATTTGGCTTGAAGGGGGCTTAAAAGGACTGTGCCTCGATCGTATAGATGTGAGAATTACTTCAAAGTTGActgaaaatgatttattttcaattacCATTACGTTGAATAGCTATTATTCTTGGGTTCTTGAGTTTGCCTCTAATCTTAAGTTTAGAGGAGTAAAAACATAGAAGCAAAGAACACAAGGTTTTCGGATTACATATTTTGAATGTTTGATGTGTTAGATCATAACTATGGTGTGCGAACTTTTTGTTTATTAAGGAAAAGAAACGCCTTGGCCTTTCGTTTTGGGTTTCAGGGATGATTCTTTATCGGACAAACTGTATATATCGTTGTTTATCTATGAAATAGCAGGTCGTTTTAAGGCGAGACGCGCAGGAAATAATCTCATCAGGGTCTTTCATCTTGTTTAGAATCCTACATTTCGTGCGCTTCAAAAGGTCAAAGACTTCTGGCTTAAATTTACCAATCTGTAATATTTTCTATTATTCGGTTCTGCAAACCAACAATCGAAAAGGGATCGCTGGAAAAAGAATATTTAGCATATAAGTCAGCAGTGTGATACAGATTTCTTAGCAGTAACATTTACAGGGAACCATCAATTATTCTCTTACACCTGTGCGTGCACCTGCATTTCAAAAAAAGTATCATGATATTTTGAAtgtttccttgaaatttttttttttttttaaaaactttcgTCGAACGGACATTTTAGGGATCGTTCACGCAATGGGGTGACGTGGACTTTGGAGTAAAACtcaaattgtataaaaaaaaaaattataaatatcacTTGTGCGTACGTGCGCACGATGCGTACATCCGATAGATAGACGTCACATCAGCGATGTTTTGACGCTCCACCAGTATTCTCGCGATGCACACTGTGTGGATCAAAcctcacacatatatatatgagtgggtctcatgtgagaccgtctcacggatcctaatatgtgagacgggtcaacactaccgatattcacaataaaaattaatcctCTTAGcatcaaaagtaatattttttcatggatgacccaaataagagatccgtctcacaaaatacgacacgtgagaccgtctcatacaagtttttgcttatatatatttatattaaaattctgAATCTAAGACCTTTATGCCGatgattattaatttaataatttccaTTCTTttccataaaagaaaaaataataaatgaataaaaGCATGAGAATGCAATCATGTTGTTGAGTAAACAGTAAGCAAAGATAAAATTATAGTAATGTCGAGTAGGCCAATATATTATAAACGACCTAGAAAAACACAAAGTAaactataatatattcatactcaatttatgaaaattatagTCAAtagtaatttatttatatattctaataaatattttcaaatgaattatataaaCCAAATGTTATTGTATTAAacgaattatatatatttccaaatatttatatgagatgacaagtttttttttttggtatttattTCACATTTCCTTTATAGCAAACCCGGTTCTTCCCCCTCCCAGCGTGCGTTgtaatcaaaaaagaaaaaaaaaagggttcCTCCAAGTCCAAAAGAGGAGACAAGCATTCAAACTGTTGTAGAGAAAGTGGATGGAGAAAAGCACAAGGGTTTCATCATGGTTTAGGCTTTTAAGAACGACAACACTTATTAGATTATAAAGGAAAGGTGTGCCAACTTATGGAGATATAGAAAATGAGTTGTCTTAATTCCCGTTCGCCCCCTCCGATACTTTCCGATTTCGTATTTCGCCCTCACTTGTTGGTTGTCCATTTTGAACTCTCTCAAATTATTTTAACATGCTTAAGATAGAAGGGTTCGAGTATTAATATATAGTTTCGGTATGTTAATAGTAATTGAGATATGTTGTTTACGTTTTCCGTCCAGTTTACAAAATTAGGGCGTATGTAGTATGTATATGTTGTTGGAAGATGACATTTTAGAATTGAATTTGCCATCACAATTATATTTATaagtaggggtgtcaatcgggttgGTTGGGTCGGGGAGtgggtcaacccgcgaaattttttttttttttcaacccgaacccgaagcaacccgaaaacctccaacccgaacacgaacacgaacccgtataacccgactcaacccgtctaacccgcgtaacccgaattttatttatttttttaaaatttttttaaaaaaattaatgaaaaaaattcaaaaaaaataaaaaataataataatattgtaatttaacacataataacaaaatttctgatttaaatttgaaagtttaatcgtagaaaattaaaagtatatttactaaatcaaataaaaaattgttaaaaaataaaaatatacaaaataaatattaaattatgaaaatttatcatataaatatacaataaattttgttcaaacatacaatatataaaaatataggtaatattttaaaaaaaaaaagttcgcgggccaacccgcgacccaacccgaaacccgcctaacatggcactaacccgaatccacccaacccgaacccgaaaaaccccaacctgaacctgatttttttcgtgttgggtcgtgtcgggttgacgggtcgtggCGCATTTTGACATCCCTATTTATAAGATCTCTTTCTTTTTTGAATTGAGGgagaaatttattataattgattattgAATCTGAAATCTCGTCTTAACCTTGAGAATTGATATCATCTGGGTGACCAATTTCAATCCATGTCAAAATTGTGAATTTAATGCTTTTCATTAATGGGATTTTAAATTCAATAGTGTAAATAGTACGAGAGGTTGAATTGACCATTAATGGAATGtaagaaatataaaattgaaaaaaaaaaaatttattttttcaatgcaAATTTCTTTCCTTAATATATATTAATCCAAGGTGTCAGTATAATATTTCTTGAATTTCAACACAACGTaccattttatttttccaattaatcattgtatttatattttattaagtatAAGAAAGATTAGCATATGATGCAACATTGAAACCGACGAATTTCCTTAAAAAATGTCTCATGTTTGACAAAATCCTTTTATAAAAGTATCcaacatttgtttttttattttggatatATCTTCTTATATGCATGTGTCTAGCCAAGGTCTATGAGACACATtaaagtttattattattattattttttaaaaaaatagcaatTTACAAAGTTCAAATGAAAGTATTGCCAGCAAGATAGTGACTTTTGTCACGAGCATTGAAGCGTGCATGCTTAATATTTAATCCTTTTttcattattaatattttaaagaaaaaaatttccataaaaatttcaaatcatacttgtaagttataaattttatcatttttttacgtggaaattttttttcagaATAGATGTCCAACGAGACAAGTTGTAACTTTggttttattgacttttatgtaaaaaaaatctttattttaataataatttacggttttatcaaattatgacatttactttgtATGTATACTCATGTAAGCTGAATAAAAAAGTCCTTGaaatacaataggtaccatgaggtctgtctCTCAacttaagatcatgaaactcattaagaagcgtacaatatattctaaattaattcctagtcgattcaaccgccTAAAATAAGTATAAAgatcgctcgagcttgagactaacatcTATGATGTAAAcgacatgtttcattggtaaggatATGTAGATGCTtattcatacagatgagtgatcatttgataataatgcactgaacaaccctccctcagactttccaaatggttataacttatcgagtgaaaaagtatgcggttatggttgtacaccattagtccttttgACTCGGGACAACGTGGAGACTCTACGTACTAACATATACTTTGATCTGTTTACCTACTCCATTGAGGGTTATCAGATGTCGAGGTTAGATGTAGTTTCAAAATATGTAGGAGTCAATGCATTGTACTCAGGGATTCACTGCTCAACAATAGGTGAAGACATCCTAGGTGATTTGATGAGTTAATATTGCAAAGAATATCTAGGTAAGTTATAGGATCGGTTTTTAGGtcaaagagtgtttagaaggggggttggaTAAACACTCTCAAATTTAATATCTTTTCGAATAATGattcagtttagtgataaaccgAACTCAGGAATCTTGCTagtcaatatcaatcagttaactaatgaaagtgcggaaataaactgactgacagatagaataaaacaGAAAATACGAGACACaagttttatggatgttcggagatttcaatcactcctacgtcaccccctCTATCTAGATTATAGgaaattcactaaaagactttgatcaatacaaggattgtacagacccacttcttTGGACTTAataatgccaaactgaaactcttagtttcgatACAGTTTACAGCTGAAACTACTTAGCACAACTAATCTTCTACAAGATCGATTAACACAACAGTAAGTGTTTGTGCTTGCAAGCTCAAACTATAGCCTTGAAAGCTATTGATATTAacaataagcgtgagcttttaaATCCTTTGAATGTGAATAGAAAGCTTGTGAAgagatttcaacaaaataacaaCTCGGTTGAATGAATATTTATTTCTCAGTTGTTTTCCTcaactatttataggctttacTTCCAATGGTAAAAATGAATgcgatttgaatctttatatccgttatTTGCCATGTCAACATTCATCTGACAGTCGTACACTGTAGCGTTTCTGAATTGTGGCGTTCCTGCTGCTCTTTGTACAATCTGTCGGTGGTTGGGCTACGTCTTTTTCACTGATGACGTGTACTCCTTTTAGCCGATAGGATAAGCTGATAGCTTTCAACTGATTgtagtgtaactgatcagtttctaactgatcatccAGTCGACTACACTCTTCAGTTAGCTTAGATCAGTTGACGTTGATTTTCTTCGCACTAATCTTCTGTTTATGCATTCGATAGTTTGCGTAATATAGATCAGTTCTTTTCAGTCTCGTTGATCAGTTGCTCAATAATTTaacacttagtttgtcaaactctgaaattaagtttccaacaatttctcccttttaggtgtttgacaaacTTAGAAAGTGTGAACTGATCAAACTGAAttctttgtagataaaatactCTTCTATTGATAACTCTTtttcaatgtacagattcgtaaaaataatgaaagaataaaagaatcttcTAACTGGCTACAAAATTCTCCAAAATATGCCTAAATATTCAACTGTTTTCTATTGAtcgtcttctttttcttcttcttccccctttttgtcaaacttaTCAACCCTGCTGGATAAGGCACAAACTTCCGAAGTGACATTGGATAAGGCATGCACTATATGTTCTTGCAGCAAATCCATTCTCTTTGTGACCACATTCTGGAAAAAATCCATGCGATTTGTGAACACTTCTTGAGCTTGGTAATGAGCTTGAATCGTCTCTCGGTCCTTCTTTAATTGATCTATTTGGAGAAATAAGGCAGTAACATCCTTCGTGACTTGCTGTAAACTCTTGAAAGTATTCTCCTTTATAGAATCAATCTTCAAAGTGTGCAGCAGTTGGGTTGACTTGATATAAAAAATGGATGAGCTCAGACTGAGAAGATTGGACTGAATGTCTTCGAGCATAGATTCAGTAACCGTTGGTATCCCAGGAGACATAGCTCCATAGGATTCCGATTCCTGCTCCTTGTCTTCTTGATTAAAGATAAACAAGGCTCTATCAGTTGATTCAGTCGCAATAGTAACCATTTTTGAGACATCTTCTGTGATTGCTTctttttgaagttcttgaagaaGAGTAAGATTCTGAACATCAGTTGAGCTTGAAGGCTCTTCAGTTGGTTGTTCAGCTGCAACAGTGGTCGGCTCTTCAGTTGGCACAGTTTCAGTTGGTTTTTTGTGCAACTGAGCCATTTCAGTTTTAGCTTGAACTGCTTGTTCAGTTGTGGCAGCCGACTGAACTGGTTTTTCAGTTATTTGAAAAATAGCCTCGGGGGCTGGCTGTTCTGGTAGGCTCTGTTCTTCAACTGCTTCTCTTGTCAGAATGTTCAGATGAatatcagtggcaactgattgTATCACTTCATCGATGTCTGCCAGTGATAATTCAGCAGTAGTATAGAGTTGTTGATTTGCAGTAGAAGATGGAGGAGCAGTTGCTGGTTCAGTTGATGTAGcaactggttcttcagttggTTCTTGTTGTTAGGCTGATTGTTTAGCTTGCTCTTCAGTTGAAGGACTTTGGGTGTCTGTTAGAATAATCAATTCTTGATTCATTTCCCAATATTTAATCTTCATCTTTAATGATCGGAGATGCGTGTCCAGCTGGTTGTGAACTGTTGTGTCATTGAAAGCAGTTGGACTGGTTGTATCATAATTTTTGCGGAGCTCAGCAAGCATTTGTGCCAATTTCTTGACACGCGCCAGATCAAAGAAATACTCTTTCC encodes the following:
- the LOC140979005 gene encoding uncharacterized protein isoform X2 produces the protein MVNLFRTFSNSKKIFRTHFLTLIHTSVQLKHIVSHDENFSMSILDSLHEGLNWKTLTQRFKSVGFTNPLVQTILLQLKEPSNSRKALNLFHWSAKEMHVQHGTSTFCMTIHILVKGRLIKDAKALLETVLSKPSSHDKAQVLTVLDSLLNTYEAVDSIAFVFDLFIRTCAKLRMVDVILDACKLLFDHGFRLNLTTFNILLHVMQKSDKTDLLWGVYRHMIETRVCPDEVTTQIMVKALCKEGKLEKFLDILDRMCGKRCSVSAQIVNTCLVYEMIEEDWIEDGLLLLKRMLQKDMIVDTVSYSLVVFAKVKMGNLCAAMEIYEEMLKRGFHENAFICSLFVGAYCEEGRIDDAVALLEKMETLGFKPPAETFSLMIKCCSINGRLDDSLVFCKKMVRIGHIPSCSAVSEMIGKLCENWKTEQADEMLTILLDKGLACDENAFSYLIYGYCKDGNIERATTIYFEMEFRSLSPNMLGFTSLIVGHCKCERLIEANKYLEMMKSRSLLPSPNVYKELIASHWRKGDKTRAHQLNCEMVGTWPKTDDS
- the LOC140979005 gene encoding uncharacterized protein isoform X1, with product MFEFFKCQGLKENALEMVNLFRTFSNSKKIFRTHFLTLIHTSVQLKHIVSHDENFSMSILDSLHEGLNWKTLTQRFKSVGFTNPLVQTILLQLKEPSNSRKALNLFHWSAKEMHVQHGTSTFCMTIHILVKGRLIKDAKALLETVLSKPSSHDKAQVLTVLDSLLNTYEAVDSIAFVFDLFIRTCAKLRMVDVILDACKLLFDHGFRLNLTTFNILLHVMQKSDKTDLLWGVYRHMIETRVCPDEVTTQIMVKALCKEGKLEKFLDILDRMCGKRCSVSAQIVNTCLVYEMIEEDWIEDGLLLLKRMLQKDMIVDTVSYSLVVFAKVKMGNLCAAMEIYEEMLKRGFHENAFICSLFVGAYCEEGRIDDAVALLEKMETLGFKPPAETFSLMIKCCSINGRLDDSLVFCKKMVRIGHIPSCSAVSEMIGKLCENWKTEQADEMLTILLDKGLACDENAFSYLIYGYCKDGNIERATTIYFEMEFRSLSPNMLGFTSLIVGHCKCERLIEANKYLEMMKSRSLLPSPNVYKELIASHWRKGDKTRAHQLNCEMVGTWPKTDDS